Part of the Brassica oleracea var. oleracea cultivar TO1000 chromosome C8, BOL, whole genome shotgun sequence genome is shown below.
AGGTTGTACTTCTTATCGACGAATTCACAATACGGCGAGAACTCTCATGCTCCACAGCAATTTTTTTGATAAATTTTAGGTTAGTTTTCCACATTTTGTGTTATACTCTCCACTTTTGCTTATATTATTTTACTGAATCAGAAATGATCATAATTCATCAATTCAATAAAAACGTTTAGTGTTTATGTTCATCTGGATATCTTTAACAATTAATTTTATATCTAGAAGAAGAATAGTCTTTTAAATTTATCAGATAACTTATGGATAAGTTTTTAAGTCTGAAAAGAAAAATCTATCAACGGATGATAGTTTCTAAAACATGAATAAAAATCGTCAAAATCATATTTGTTTCTAAAACATTAATAATCAGTTTTTAAATAATTGTCCTACTTATTTGTTCTATCAAAAAAATATTTGAAAATGTAATAGATAAAACTGTGCTAAACAAATTTCAGGCTATATGTGATTGTAAAGTACAGTTATAGTTTTTCGTTGGTTTGTTAATTATGCTTTTGAAAAACATTTCTGACCCAGGTATAAAACATTACTGGCTCCACCACTGCCGGAGGCGGTGTCCAACTTTTCGGAAGAGCAAACGTCGTTTATTTTTAAGGTGAGAGCAAAGGCGATTTGGTTATCATATGAACAAACATAAATGTTATTTTTAGCATAAATTATTACAAAAATGGTCATTACTGGCATAAAATTTCACTACTGTTTTTGTTCTTAGTAACTGGAAGAGGACACTTGGTCCTACTGTACTACACTCAAAAGCTTTTTATGTCATCTGTTGATTAACATTAAGGAAACCAAAGGTTCAAGAGTTTTACAAACTTCCGACACAAGCCATAACAGCACTACACAAAATGAATTAGCCTAAACGGACTGGACAACAACCGGAGCCTCTAGCTCAGGTGGTATAGGAACCTCGACTGGGGTGCCCGCCATCTCGAGTTCGAGCCCCGGCCACTGCGGTATTCAAATACGGGCCGCAGCGTTCCAGGAGCCAACGCGTGGAGAGCCGTTTGGCCGCCCACGCGGCTAGTCTGCGCTCTCGATGTACGGGTGCCAATGTACGGGTTATATCGCCCTGTTGGCTATCGTCCTGTCGATGAGTGGCAGGACACCTGGGTTATCAAAAAAAAAAAAATCTGGAAATGTGTAATTTATATGAAATGAACCGTGAAGCTTAACCAAAGTCCTCGTTAATCATATGAAACCAAAAACAGAGCACTACACACTATCCGTACTCAACAACTCGTAAAAGTTCTTATAGTAACCCCTTGAAGAGGGAGGGATTATCTCACTGTCGAAGATGTGCTTGAGCCACGCTGGACACTCAAAAGCCATGTGATCCCCCATTAATTATACCATCCATATTTGGTACGTTCACGTTAATAAGAAACTGCGACCACGGCCTCCTTGCGTTTGCGCATTTTTTCTCGCTCAATGCTTCAAGTCTTCAACAAACGCGCCTATGATCTGCTGCTGCGACTCAAGCATCATCTGACAATGCTTGAGCTCCATCTCCATTCTCGTCTTCTCCATCTCCATCTTCGACTCCTCCACGCTCACAAACATCTCCGTCAACATCTTCACCGAAGACACAACTTCATTAATCGGGTCAGACTCATTCATCTGCTCGTGCTTTAACCTAGAAGACGATCCATATCCATTGGAGACACCTGGATAGCTCCCGTCCTTCCAGGTATAACCGTTGACCCTCCTAGAGTTTTGGATTCTCGGGTTGAATCGTTCCCTCTCATCATCATCATAATCCATCTCTGGAGAGAAATTGTTATTGAAGTTCTTGGCTTTAAACCCATGAGAAGCGAAACTCCGATCACCATACGACTTCAATGGAAATCCACCACCGCCGCTGCTAAACTCGCCTGAAGAAAGCTTCCCATGAGAACCCCTAAGCCTAGTTGCCTTGGGGGCTAACAAAATCTCATCATCAGAATCAGCATTGAACTTTTGATGTCCATTGTATCTCCTTTTCGATCCAAACCCACCTCCTGAATCGTTATCTGAATCAAACTCAGGTTTAAAACCACCGTACATTCTCATCTGACTCTTAACCCTAGATCTAACCCCAAACCCGTCACGAGGCGTACTCACCAAGGATCTCTTCGATCTAACCCTAAATCCATCCACACCGTTACTCTCGTTCTCGCGATCCACATCCTGATCGTTCGGTTCAACGGCCGTGGAAGTCACCGACGCAAACTCCATAGCATCCAAAACAGGGAACAGATCCCACGAGGAAGAGAACTTGCCTGGTTTGGTAAGACTACGCTGCTTCTCGCCGCGGTAACGTTTCCAGAGCTTCTCGATCTTGTGCCGGCATTGGGTGGCTGTTTTCGCCGGACCTCCAAAGGTAGGCAACGACGCGGCCACGTCGTCCCAGTCAGCCGCACGGAGGTTCCCACGGCGGAGGGCGAACCACTTGTCTTTGTAGGCATTGACGAGCGCGGCGGTCTCCTCGTCGGTCCAGCACGGAGGCGGGACTCTCCTGGTAGTGGTGGTGTGGAAGGATCGATGGCGGTGGCGACGGGGGACTCGTCATCGGGGGTTGACATGCCGGTGGCAAAGAAGAAATTAGGGTTAGGAGAAAGAGCGGTGCGTTAAGGATGATAAAAGAGGCGGAAGAGAGGCCTAGGTTAGAAAAATTGGGGGAGGAGGTGGCCGGTTTGAGATTGTGCTAAATTGCACCGCGTAGTGATGACGTGTGCGCACTCGACGCACCTCCTCCATCGCCGCCGTATACGTTTAACAGACCATATCTACCGGTTCAGTATATACCAACGGTTTGGTTTAAGTCATTTGGTTTTTTTCTTAGTATATTCATTCAATTTGTTACATGAAATTAGTTTGGTTGGATCCGGTTTAATTTCTTCGATTTTGAGATTATACTAAGCCATATATATATTTTCATTTAAAACGGCCAAAAATCAAAGAAATTCTACCGTAGTTTTTTTATGCACAATAAAAAAGGAGATATTATAAACTTTCAAATCAAATAAGAAAAACATTGTTCGGTTCTTCACGTTCACGAACCGGATTCTTCTTGTTCTTGGCCAGATTTCATTCTCCGTACGGTTAACGACACCGGTTTCTCCAGCACAGAGACATTAACGCTGTTCCAAACATCGGTTCTTGTTGGTAAACCGGCAATCCTCTCAGCAACCTCCATGTCTTCTGGCAGAACAGAGCCGAACACAGTGTAAGATTGCTTCCATTCGTGGTGGTTTGCTAGACTGATAAAGAACTCTGGACCCGAGCCGACCCACCCAACAGAACCACGGCTTATGGTTGGGCAATGCTCGGTTGGGATCGGCGTGAACATGTTTCCCTCTGGCTGGAGTATTCCTTGAATCATGGCGTATGGTGGACCATAGGGAGCCTGCAGGAACATGAAGAAAGGATGATACATACGAAGCAAAATCTCTGTTCGTATAGAGAATAGAAAGTGTGCAGCAAGAAGGTATGAACAAGTTTAAACCGGAAAATGAACCAAATAGATGACATCATAACACAAGAATCAATATTCGTAGTGTGAGAACAGATCCTAAGCTCCTTACTGATATTTAGCAGGCAAATTTGTGAAAGGTTTCTTACGTTGTTAATATGATTGCCTTGTGAGTCCCAATATGATCCTCGATTCTCAGCCCGATGAAACTGGCAGCCGGCGCAGTGGCGCATAGTTAACAAACTAAGAATGTAGTATACTGAGTGAGGAGCGCACTCAGGGTGAAGCTGCAACAAAAGTTAACCTTCCACGTCAAATTTGAAACTCTAAACAAAAAAAATGAAACCTTTCCCCGAAGTAAAACGGCATTAAACAAAAACACTTACTTTGACATGAAGTACACCGTGTTCCGTCTCAAAACCAACAATGCCCTGACAGAAACAAAGTAGCTAATCAGTAAAATCCGAGAACACTATTTGTTTTCATGAAAATCATCACCTGACACATTAATTTCACAGATTAGAAGGAAATTGCGAACAAAGTGAAAGTATATCTTATGAAATCGAAGGAACAGAGCAGTTTTTAGCATCTAATCAGGTAGACAAATCAAAAATACAAAACAAAACAGGCTTAGTAACTTCGTGGAGTAGTCAATCTTTGAGGAAACTGTGAACACAATTAAAGTATAGTGTCGTGAAATCTGATGAAACTTATTGCTTCCAGCATTTAAAAGATGCATCAACTTTGAATGTGGGTATCAACGGAAGTAAGTTTTATAGTCATGATACACATATATACTACCTGGCCTTGTCCGAATATCAGCCCAGATGTCCACATCACTTTCTGCCCACCTTCCTGTCGATCAGGGACCAAAACATCATTTTGCTTCTTCAACCAACACTGCACAAAGAAGAAACAGAAGGAATAAACTTACTAAAAGTCAATCTCTGTAACTTAAACCTATGGCAAGTGTCTTTTGAGCATTTCCTAATCACTAGTTTCTTCTTCTTTAGACAACTTGACGCTCAAGTAAGCATTTTATCGAACACTTAGGCGGCATGATCCAAGAACACTTAAAACAAAGCACAGTTGGATACGATCACAAGGGATCACAGACTCACCTCTCCGAACTTGGACCCGCAAGCCTCTTTGTCCCCGCAGAAGACCCATGAATCGCACAAACAAGGTCCGTGGTTGCCGCTGCACATAACTTTACACGCCTTGCAACACTCATCAGACGAATTAAACTTGAAATCCGTCCCCCACTTCACCGCCGAACCCCACAGCTCCAGATTATCTACTCCACGGCAACACCCTCCGCCACCATCTACTCGGGAGTGATCTTGCGACCGGACAGCAGAATCGAGTGCGTGGTCTTGGGGACGGAGAAGAGTAGAGAAGACAGCGTAGACGACAAGACACGAGATCAGACCGATGAAAAGGAGCGCGGCGGCGGTAAAACGGCCAGGATCTCCGTCGTTTAATCGACGGGGCATGGCCGGAGTAGAGCCCGAGGGTTGGTTGACTTTTGTGAGGAAGATGCGAAAGCGAAGAGGATAGAGAAGTGAGGTTTCATGTGAGATTGAAAATACGAGAATCAATCAATAATGATGAAGAGATTGGTTGGTGAGTCAACTCGTGCGGCTGCCTCTCTGGAACCTTTGAACTATCATGGAAGATTGTGATCTCCATTTTTTTGTTTTCTTTTTGTCTTCTTTCGGAAGTTTCCCCAACTCTTACGTCAGTTTGAAGTAATCAAAACACTGTCGTTTTAGAATTCCTTTTTGGGTTGAAAATTCCACTGATATATATATATATATATATATATATATATATATATATATATATACCATTGGTTTGACCATATAAAATATGTACCATCATCATTGGTTGCTGTCAATTATGTATCTGCACCACGGACCTGACCCGTAAAAGACTGTCGCCGGACGATATTGGGACGAGGTTTTCTGGGTCCGCAAATTTGTGGGGCCTCACGGGACGGGTCTTTGCGGGACTGGGCCTTCTGCGGGATGGGCCGAAACGGGTCATGCGGGATTACATGGACCCGCATATTTTTTTTTTCATTTCTTATTTTACCTAGAAAACGAGAAAGAAAGTGAGAAAAAAAAACAATTCTTGTGACTTTTCCCCCAGAAAACATAAGGAGTTCCGGCGATGACGATTCGAGCTCCGGTGATGATGATTCGAGCTCCGGCGATGACAACTCCATCTCCAGCGATGACGATTCCAGTTCTTGTGGTGTTTTGATTTGGTTTTCTCTTTTTATTATACACAACTATGAATTGCTTTATTACAATGTGATATTTCTTGTTTAAGTTGATTAGTTTTGTTATCAATATTGTGAAGTGGTATTTTTCTTAAATTAAAAAAAAAAATTCGTTACAATGGTGTTGTTTAGGAGAAAAGTTAGTTGTATATCACGTCACTTGTATAATTTGGCAAAGTGATTCACAATTTTTTTTGCAATCCAAATAATTAAAAAGAGAGATGGTTTGATGTAGACATATAACACTTGACCCAAATTATTACAAAGACAACAACTCAATCAGATTCAAGCTTAACAAAAGCTTATGCTGATAATAAAAGAAGGCTTTTAACTCAAAAACGCAAGCACAAACGGAGCTTTGTGGCATTGATTTTGATAAGACTTTAGTGAAACTTAATGAGCTCTCTTCAACTCTCTTACACAACTTTTCTACTTGAACATTCATGAAAGAAGATGTAACATGCGGTTTGATAAGAAGGCGTTCCGCGGGACGGCCCGTAAAGACCTATATATTCTGTGGTACGGGTTTGGACCGGCATTTTGAAGACCGCAGCCCACGCCGGACATGCCCTCTGTGACCCGCTCGACGACTAACCCGCCGCGGTACGGGACGGAACAGGATGGGTAAACCTGTTTGACATCTCTATGGTTGGTAGTTTGAATTAGTGCAAGAAGCAGCCGGTTCCAAACTAGTGTAAGAGTTACCATAAACATAAGATAGTTTTACTTTAATTTGTTATTTATAATAGATGAATGCTGTATTTGTGGAATTTCTCTTAATTCAGTGGTTTAATTTGAGGGTTCGTCAATGTTTATATATTAGTTTCGAGTTCAAGAGAAAGAAATTTATGAATATTAATGAAGACAAAATGTACAAATATCTGCAGCATCGTGTAAGTATCACTACAAGAAAACACGTTAGTTGCAAGGGAAAATTGCATCGTAATTCCGTTGCAAATCCCTTATTGCGAGGGTTTTGCGAGAAACCACGTTCCCTCGCAAATCGCTCGTCGCAAATGAAAATCACTCGCAAAACGCTCACAAATTTGCGATGGAGATAAATTCCTTGCAAATTTGCAACGGAAATGTGTTTCTTGCAAAATTGCGACGGAACAGATTTCCTCGCAAACATTTGCAACGGTTTAGTTGTTCCTCGCAAATTTGCAATTAACTATTTCGTCGCAATTTTGCAAGGATTGTTTTCCTCACAAATTTGCAATTAAGAGTTCCGTCGCAATTTTGCAAGGGTGTTATTTCGTTGCAAAATTGTGAGGCTCGTTCCGTTGCAAGTTTGCAAGTCATTTGCGAGTACTTGTTTTTTCTTGCAGAATTTGAAATTTTATAAATTGTTATATATTTATAAAATTNNNNNNNNNNNNNNNNNNNNNNNNNNNNNNNNNNNNNNNNNNNNNNNNNNNNNNNNNNNNNNNNNNNNNNNNNNNNNNNNNNNNNNNNNNNNNNNNNNNNNNNNNNNNNNNNNNNNNNNNNNNNNNNNNNNNNNNNNNNNNNNNNNNNNNNNNNNNNNNNNNNNNNNNNNNNNNNNNNNNNNNNNNNNNNNNNNNNNNNNNNNNNNNNNNNNNNNNNNNNNNNNNNNNNNNNNNNNNNNNNNNNNNNNNNNNNNNNNNNNNNNNNNNNNNNNNNNNNNNNNNNNNNNNNNNNNNNNNNNNNNNNNNNNNNNNNNNNNNNNNNNNNNNNNNNNNNNNNNNNNNNNNNNNNNNNNNNNNNNNNNNNNNNNNNNNNNNNNNNNNNNNNNNNNNNNNNNNNNNNNNNNNNNNNNNNNNNNNNNNNNNNNNNNNNNNNNNNNNNNNNNNNNNNNNNNNNNNNNNNNNNNNNNNNNNNNNNNNNNN
Proteins encoded:
- the LOC106309814 gene encoding uncharacterized protein LOC106309814, whose product is MEFASVTSTAVEPNDQDVDRENESNGVDGFRVRSKRSLVSTPRDGFGVRSRVKSQMRMYGGFKPEFDSDNDSGGGFGSKRRYNGHQKFNADSDDEILLAPKATRLRGSHGKLSSGEFSSGGGGFPLKSYGDRSFASHGFKAKNFNNNFSPEMDYDDDERERFNPRIQNSRRVNGYTWKDGSYPGVSNGYGSSSRLKHEQMNESDPINEVVSSVKMLTEMFVSVEESKMEMEKTRMEMELKHCQMMLESQQQIIGAFVEDLKH
- the LOC106309688 gene encoding uncharacterized protein LOC106309688 — encoded protein: MPRRLNDGDPGRFTAAALLFIGLISCLVVYAVFSTLLRPQDHALDSAVRSQDHSRVDGGGGCCRGVDNLELWGSAVKWGTDFKFNSSDECCKACKVMCSGNHGPCLCDSWVFCGDKEACGSKFGECWLKKQNDVLVPDRQEGGQKVMWTSGLIFGQGQGIVGFETEHGVLHVKLHPECAPHSVYYILSLLTMRHCAGCQFHRAENRGSYWDSQGNHINNAPYGPPYAMIQGILQPEGNMFTPIPTEHCPTISRGSVGWVGSGPEFFISLANHHEWKQSYTVFGSVLPEDMEVAERIAGLPTRTDVWNSVNVSVLEKPVSLTVRRMKSGQEQEESGS